In Pseudoalteromonas xiamenensis, the following are encoded in one genomic region:
- a CDS encoding DUF2062 domain-containing protein, which yields MAKKTIQRLMPDHSKIKEQKALKIFGSLLHDANLWHLNRRSARGAFAVGLFFAFIPVPFQMVLAAALAIPLRVNLPLSIALVWLTNPLTMPPIFYGAYLVGVAVLGHEQQPFQFEASWQWLTESISTIGPAFIVGCLVCATVSSIVGYFGIDYLWRRSVNKAWAERSKK from the coding sequence ATGGCTAAAAAAACGATCCAACGCTTAATGCCCGATCACAGTAAAATTAAAGAACAAAAAGCGCTTAAGATTTTTGGATCTTTGTTGCATGATGCCAATTTGTGGCATTTGAATCGTCGCTCTGCTCGTGGCGCTTTCGCAGTAGGTCTCTTTTTCGCGTTCATCCCTGTTCCATTTCAAATGGTTTTAGCTGCTGCACTCGCTATTCCGTTACGAGTGAACTTACCGTTATCAATCGCATTGGTGTGGCTTACTAACCCACTTACTATGCCCCCTATTTTTTATGGCGCCTACCTCGTCGGTGTAGCTGTACTTGGCCATGAACAGCAACCGTTTCAATTTGAAGCAAGTTGGCAATGGCTGACAGAAAGCATTTCCACCATCGGCCCTGCGTTTATTGTCGGATGTCTCGTTTGTGCTACGGTGTCTTCAATTGTCGGGTACTTCGGCATCGATTACTTATGGCGTCGTTCAGTTAACAAAGCTTGGGCGGAGCGTTCAAAGAAATAG